The Corvus moneduloides isolate bCorMon1 chromosome 16, bCorMon1.pri, whole genome shotgun sequence genomic sequence CGGAGCATTCCAACTTTTCCTTGGCTCCCTTCTGTGGCCACTGGGCTGCAGGACgtggcagctcctgcactgaCCCCAAAATTGGGCGTGTCCCCTGCTCCAAGCCATGTCCTGAccctctgctggcagcagccacatcccagcaccAAGGGGGGGTCACCACAGCCTGGGCTCTCCAAAGGTATCCAGGTGCTGCTCCACAGGGAACTTCCCAGGCCCGGGGAGCCGGACATGGTGCCggagggggagcagagcagcctcaAACAAGCAGGttaaaaacacaaaccagtCCCCAGCTGGGAGTGAATCcatgctgggcacagccaggagggagCCCTGGCACCATGGGGACGTCACTTCTTCTCCAGGAAGGGCCCGAAGAGCCCCCAGTCAAAGGCCAGCATGGCCTGGGGGTTGGGCCTCTCCTTGGGCTTCTTGAAGTTGTCCCTCTCGGAGCGCAGCATCCTCAGCACCTCCACAGGGTCCGTCCTGCCCGTGAACCTCTGCACAGGCTCCTCCCTGCAaggacagccctgctgtgcccatggggacaggatgggaccCCCACCCTGCTGGGATGGACAACGGGGGCAGTCCcatcctgtgctgggccctgctggggcaCACGGGCAGTCTGGGCTGACCCCATGTCCAGGCTCCCTCCCCTCGCTTTGGGCTCGGATTTCCCACCAGTTCATGAGGCCATCGGGAAAAGGGATGATGctggaggggaaaggggagtgGATTTTGGGGCAGGGCCCCAGCAGAGCTTACGTGACCCGCAGGAAGGGGTTGTACAGGAACTCCTCCTGCAGCGTGGAGGGCACCGTGGGCAGGTCCTCATCATCGCGCTGCTGCCGAGGGAGCAGAGGAGTCCAAATCCTGCTGCCATCCCACACCCTCCAGCCCCTACCctggcacagggggcacagccACTTACTCTGGCCCATGCCAGCTTCTCCTTCACCATTTCATTCTCTGGCTCCACCTTCAAGGCGAATTTGAGGTTTCTGACAGTGCATTCATGGCCACAGAAAACCTTCTGCAGGAGACAGCCGGCATCAAACCCGCTCCCAGTGCCAGATCCGAGCCCCCTCCTAGCTCCAGGAgccctccccaggctgggagGTGTGGGACACTCACCGTGTCCTTGGGCAGAGTCCCCAGGATTTGGGTGAGGTTGGTGTGCATCTGCTCCGCCGTCCCCTCAAAGAACTGCCCGCAGCCCCCCACAAACAGGGTGTCACCTGTGGGAAAGGGGGCTGGGCACTGAGGGACCTcagtgccagggatgggggtgccagggggtgCTGGGATCACCCCAGGAGCTCTGAGTGTGGGGGACAGGCAGCACACAGGGAGTGTGTCGCCAAACCCATGGGGGGCACATGGGTGGGTGGGATACCTGAGAATAGAGCCGGAGCATCCGGGGAATCGTCCTCCCACATGAAGTAGCACATGTGGCCCGAGGTGTGGCAGGGGGTGAAGAGGCACCTCACCCTGATGGCCCCAAACTGGGGGAGAGAGGGTCAGGATCCCACTGAAGGGGACAAACAGGCCCCCCCAGACCTCTCCATGCCCTGCCTGGAGCCCAGCAGGTCACAGATCAGATGGGGGGTTGGATGGGTCCAGGTGTGCCTGCTCTGATGGCATTTGGAACCCGGCCCCAGGAGAGGGTGGGATCATCCAGCACAACCCCAAACAGGCTGAGGTTGGGATGAGATTTCTCCTCCACCCCAGCTTTGAATCCGTGGGGCCACATCTGCAACTGCCCCAGAGCACAAAGAGCCGAGCACggcccagcagcaccagccccactGGGGACCACGGTGCCACTGGGGACAGTGTGACCACCCCACTCTGCTCCCCACTGGGGACCTTGGGGACCACCAGGCAGGACCCGTGTGTGGGGTCTGAGCCCCGAATGTCCCCACACTCCTGCAGCCACGCACCGTGAGCTCCTGGCCATGGGTGACCTTGTGCGTGAGGGCCCCGATGCGCTCGTCAGCACCGAACACCTGCAGGCCGGGGAAGAGCTGGGCCAGCTCCTCGTTGCCCCTGGCGTGGTCCCtgagggcagaggaggagatTGGGAATGGGCACTGTCCCTATGGGGACATGGCCGCCCCGACCCAGCCGCACCTACCAGTGGTGGTGGGTGGTGAGGATGGCCCTGAGCACCACGTCCTCCTTCCTGATGATCTCCAGCAGCTGAAAGGGACCCAGAGCAGCGGTGAGTGGCAGAGgaggtgacacacacacacacacacaccatggCCATGTGGCACCGGGCAGAGgaatcccccaaaaccccgtGCTGAGGAGCCGCAGGGTGACGGTGGGACACAGGTGTGACCCTATCGTGCAGAGTGGAGCAGGTGGATGGGAACAGATTCCCTGGGAACAGTGGCATTTGTGGCCGGTGCTTTCTTAGTGGAGGCACAGAGTCACTGCCACTGGCCACAGCGAGGGCCAcatggcactgccagccccggCACGGCTGCCAGGAGGCTCCGAGTGCCAACTTAACATTCACGACCAGGAACAAACCCTCGGCTGCTCCCGACTCCGCTCCTccaagaggaaggaaatgtcCGAGTCAGCACCAAACGCTTAAAACCCGCGACAGCGCTCGCACGCTGAGGGGGTGGTACAAGGGGACACggggcagagggacacgggggtcACAGCGACCCCGGCCGCTGCCTTCCCGGCTCCTGGGAAACGGGACTGGGCACGGGAAACCCGCTCCAAAGGGCTGTTTGGGGTTATTCCCGCTTGCTGTGGGGTCTGCAGGGCTGCGGCACGGGGAGGGAACGGCTGAGGGAACCCGGGATCCCCGCGcggcccagggcagggggacagggatcCGCACCCCACATTGCATCGGGATGGAGGGGTCTGTCCTGCCGGTGGGATGCTCCATGTCCGCACGGATACCTCCGGTGTGGGGCCACCGCCCCCACGAGGGACACGCCACCCACCCGGGGGGGGGCCCGCTCACCCTTTTGGGGACCGCGGCGTCCACGGCGACGGCGTCGCGGGTGCTCTCCTCGATGACCAGGTACATGTAGTTGTCCTCCAGCACGGAGATCACCTTCACCTTCATGGCTCGGCTCCGGCGCCGCCcggggacacggcggggacacggcggggacCCGcgggtgggggtggggggggcggCCCCACGCAGCGAACCGGGATCGGGGTGCGGGACCCCGGCGTGTCCCCAGCGCCACCCCCGGGCGGTCCCGGGGCGGTCCCTGCCGTGCTGCGGGGCGGGTCACGCAGCGTGGGGCGGGGAGAGCCCGCACGGCCCCGGCCGCTCCCCCTGCGTCACCCTGTGTCACCGCGGGGTCCCACGGCACGCCCTGACACCCCCGGCGCCGGAGGAAGGAGgggtcccagcccagcctccaaaatcagcccctgctcccagtgccagcgGGGTACAAAGGGAGGGATGAGGGGCTGCTGGCGCTGGGgacactggtggcactgggggggcTGGTGCCCAGCAGGTGATGGAAACACCAGCGGGGGGAGAAGGTACAGAGTGGTCCTGGACACTGGAGCTGCTGATGGGGGGTCTGGGaggggctctgctccagggacagGAACCCACCCCGAGCACAGAAAGCACCAAAGGCACAgggggcaggagcacagctgagctgcgGTGCCGTTTCCAGCCGGACACAAGTCCTGGGGCAGGGCTGATCCGGGCCCCCAAATTGAATTGTTGAGGTTAGAAAAGGCCTCTtagagtccaaccattcccccagcaaTGCAAAAGCCACCACcaacccatgtccccaagtgccacattcacATGGCTTTGCAATCTCTGCAGGGATGaggactccacccctgccctgggcagctgtgccagggctgggcagccctttccaggaggaatttccccaatatccaatctgaacctcccctggcacagcctgaggccgttccctctgctcctgtccctgttccctgggagcagagcccaactccccccccggctgccccctcctgtctgggagttgtgcagagccacaaggtcccccctgagcctccttttctccaggctgagcccctttcccagctccctcagcagctcgtggtgctccagccccttccccagccccgctcccttccctggacctgctccagcccctcagtgtccttcATGTCCTGAGGGGTCCAAATGCCACTTGTGAGGAGGGAATGGCACTCACAGGCACCAAACCAGCGCTGAAGCTGCTCTGTTCTTCTTTcacaaaaatgcagctttcaCAAGACCTTGACTAAAGCCCCTGAGGTTCCCAAAATGCTACACCCACTCACCCCAGGATTAGGTAGAAAGACACTTCCAGTTGGTTGACCTCAATCTCTAGTACAAAACcaataaattaataaatctgTGAGTTAAAGAACCCCAGTTCTCCTGAGTGCTCTGTTTCCAGCCGTTATTTATTtcccctctgtcccagccctcaGTACAGTCACATCCACCAGTACAGTCACACTCTGGTGTGGCAGCACAGCATTCCATGAGGCACCACAGCTTTAGGTatcacttttctttctgaactacataaaattcagcattttaaagcaaaacaagagctggtgccaccccacagccctgctcacctgGGGACAGGTAACAACTGCTCCCCTGCCGCGTCACTCACAGGTCCCCAGATCTGctgccagggtctcaccactGCTCTGTGGGACAGTCACTCACCTGGAGTGGCTGCTTCTGGATTCTGAGCCATCAGACAAAGCCCTGCTCGGTTtgtggggctggcacaggtCACATACAGGtcacagggaagagcaggcagCGGGCTCATGCAAACAGGCTCGGGACTGAGGGTACAAGCAGAGCAAAGCCTGGGGaggtccctgcagcccatgccAGGGATGAGAGAAGCTGGACGGCCCCACGAGCCAGACCACCCCGTGGAGCTCCCAAATTACACCCTGaaccagcactggcacagcaggTCTGTCCCTGGGACTGGTTTTAGCAGAGCCAGAAGCAACATTCAGAATGTTGAAGTAGCAGCATGGAAGAAACATTGAAATCTTCAGCTCCTGCATTTGGTCTCTGCTTTAAACAAAGACATCTCAGTCCCACCTTCTGCATCCACATCAAGCTCCCACAAAAATAACAGGAGCTTCTTCCTAAACCTCCAGGTTTgatccttcccagcccagcctcgAGTCTCACACCAACACGTGCACAATGATCTGCAGGTGACATGGGACAGCTTGAGAGACAGCAAGAGGAGCATAAATATTCTTCATCATAATATAAATATGCTGTAGAACATCTCAGCAAGggcaaagtgcttttttttttccttaattaagacaaaataaaaacctaaatAAGACTTGTCTCAACCACAACAGAAGATTTGACTCCTAAAACATCTGAATGGTCTAACTGATGCTTGAACTGACATTAAAGTGATGCAGGCAGTGCTCAGTCCTTGGGCACTCGGAAGTTGTCCTTCTCTTTCCTGATGGCCCCCATGGCCCGGATGGGGTCGGTCTCCCCAGCGTGGTCCTGGACTGACTTCTCCCTGccaggagggaagagcagggacagaATGAAATCCCAGCTGTGGAGGCACCAGGATCAGGTTTCAAGGCTGCACTTCAGGATCAAGGACTGGGCTTTGGCACAGCTCATGAGCCCTGGTTTGAAGGTTCAGGGGCAGGAGGAAATTGCACTTCGGTGCCCCAACAGCATCTTCTGCTGGATGAAGGAACAGGACACAACAAAGCCTGTTCTGTCTGCTGAGCCAGGGAATGATGCTCACAACCCTCAAATCCAGGAACCTTCTGCCAGGACAGCCAGTGAGAGTTCTTGGAGGCATCCAAACAGGAAtgtgggaggcaggagagcaatTCTCACTTGGACACCACCTCCTTCCCACACCCCCTCCCACCGCCAGGGCCATTCCCAGCCCTCAGTGCTCCCTACCTCACTCGCATGAAAGGGTTGTAGGTGAACTCCTCGGCAATGGTGGAGGGGATGGTGGGCTCTCCGCTGTCATACTGGGCCTGGAACAAGGGAGACAGTGCTGCTCCACCAGGAATTCTGGGGAACAAGGAGTGTCCTGTACAGAACAGGGAGTTTCCAAGCAGGGAATGTCTCCCCCAGAGAACAAACTGCcttctctgggcacagccaaacCCCAGTCCCCTGGAAcacagcatcctgcagctcctggctcttaACTCCCTCTGTGTCTCCCCagcattttctcctctcctccatcTCCCCAGCAAGACTCTGTGTCCAGGAAAGTGTCAAGTCCAGGGGAAGGATGAACAGCTCACCTTGGCCCAGGCCAGCTTTTCCTGGATACTGGTGTTATTGGGTTCCACGTGCCGAGCAAACTTGAGATTGTTGATGGTGTACTCGTGGCCACAGTAAACTCTCTGGGAAGAGCAAGGGACAGTGACACCGGGGGACCCCAAAGGCACCAACAGGGAGTGCCAGGTGCCatcagcacagcaggaacaacACAGTCAACCCAACACCCTCCTGGAGGGTGCCACTGGAGACAGGCACAAGTGCTAGCACTCAGGAGGCAGGACAAGCTGCCAGTTTCACAGATGAAAGAGCCCCATGTCCCACCTCAGCAGCCTTTAATGACTAGCCCCTGCTCTTTCCCCACAAGCACAAACACATTTGGGGCAGGCACTGCCTTCCCAGAGGACTGCAGCTATCCAGAGCTCCCAGGGTAAGCATTCATTCCTTGCACACACGAGAGAGTCTCTCTGAACAGCAGCGTTTTCTCTGATGGGTGTGGTGGTTTGGGCTGGCTCACGCACAAAAGGAGAGGTTTGTACCGTTTTGGGGTCCAGGCTGCCCAAAATCTCGATCAGTGCCTTGTACATCTCATCCGGGGTGCCCTCGAAGAACTTCCCACAGCCAGCCACGAACAGGGTGTCACCTGCAGGGGTGACACGGCATCAGGCCCACACCAGACCCCCCACACCCAGCTGAGGGCTCAGTCCTGCCATCATttcctctgcacagcagcaggagcacggggacagccaggctgtgccactTGGTGCCACATACACACTCGTGGCAAACGTGGCTTGTGAGGCAGGAAACCCCAGAGCCTCGCCAGGCAcactctgccagcacctccctACCTGTGggcagcccctgtcccctcctgtccctcctaGAGGGGACAAGGAACACTTCTTCTTTGCTGTGAAGTTGAACAAGGATGAGTTGCCTCTGTTTTCTCCCCAATGTTCCCTAAAATCTTGTTTAAGCCTCTTTCTCGTCCATGCAGGAGCTGGTGTGAGCTCTGGAGAACACAGGGATGAGGCACAGCCTCAGGGAAGGGGAATCCTACTCCCCAAACCAGGATCCAGACCCTGGGCATCAGCAGTGGAGCACCAGCCCTCTCTTACATCCCtgttctctcctctctctgctgttaGATGTGAGCACAGATACATGGGAAAGCAACAGGGTTTGGGGTCAGCCAGTTTGGCCTGAGACAGGAAACCAACAGctcttttttccaggaaaaaaatgctggatGTAGGATTCATCCAGGGCTCGCTCCTGATGTTGCCTGCAGGGTGTCCAGCCCTGCTTCCAGAGGGGTTTCCCCAGCTCCACCTACAATTCCTACTTGGAAAGGGGGCCAAGCTGTGGACGTTaagcagctgccctggcaggaAGGGACGGACGCACATCCAGAGCCAGAGGCACCCAGGCAGAGGGGGAGTTTCTATTTTTGCAAGGGAACCTCCCAACTCCTCACCTGTAAAAACTGCAGGTGGCTCGGAGCTATTTGGCTTAGTCACATAATAACAGATGTGTCCAGAGGTGTGACACGGCGTACTGAGGCATTTCACACTTAGAGATCCCACCTGGGAAGAAGGCAGAACACTAAagctgaagctgctgtttgctggcAATCGCATGGTTAGAAAAGAACTGCAACTCTTAGTGCTCTAATGGTCCTAAATTTGCCCCAGTCTGGCCAGgaagcaccagctctgctcctgggagagCCCAGGGAAGGAGGTCTGTggcagggactgggaagggaGCTGTTTCCTCCAAGCAGGTGTCCTGACAAAGGGAACTGCCAGATCCTTTCATTTCCATGCAGAGGGACTCAAAGCCTGGCTGGCAGCAAGAGCCAAGAGATCCGTAGCAACAGAGAATCCTAAACAAAGCTAATGAAGCACGAAAAAAGCTCCAAACCAAAATGGAGCTGAAGGGGAGAAGTGGATGACactgaggaaaagggaaggatcAAACACAGCCTCATCTGCCCACCTTCCCTGTGCTCTCTCCTTTGCTGCTGCCCCTCCAAGGGTGCACCCGAGGCCAGCAGTGCCATTCATGCCTGCCTGCACTTTCCACAGCAGTTTGTGTCACCTGCCAGCTCTCCTGTAAACAaacaggctgctcccagccaggcctgctgcttccagccagGAAAAAGCCACACAGGCAGCTGGCACGGCTTTCCTCACCCCATATTCCAGCCGTCATTCCCACAGGAACACTTGGATTTGTTCAGTGCTCACCATGCTCCCGGCAGAGCAcagtccctgtcctgtcacacacctgctctgctcccccagaTAAGGCAggtgcccagcagcacagggacacccagcaTGTCCCACGTGCCTCAGTGCTGTCCTCCCACAATGATCAAAACAAGGCAGAGCGGCCACAGTtcaagggctgggaaagggggaaagctGCATTTAAACCATCCACCACATCCCAGGGGTGTTCAGAGGTCCCAGACTGCCCAGCTCAGGTGGGAACACACCTGTGCAGCTGTGACACAAAGAGGGGATGCCCAGAGTCCTGCAGGTCCCTCCCTTTACCTTGAGAGCTGTCAGGTGGGACACTCTCTGTGTCAGGGCCcccaccctgctgtcccccccGTACACGCGCAGCCCCGGCTCCATCTTCACCAGCTTCTCATTGCCTCCAGCATGGTccctggaagaggaaaaaaagggatttgggCAAGAATGAACACAAATTTAAGGTCATTGATAGTGCAGTGGTAAGCTCCAGGTGATCATTTCTGATCCACCCCTCTCCCAGGATCTAGCACTCCTTTTATCCAAGGGTAGGCCACGTCAACACGAGTGGAGATCTTTTCTCCAGTAATCAGGGCAGTGGGGGGCGGGGAACAATCCAGTCCATCCCCAGTTGGGAAACAGCAGCCTTAGGGGCTCACAGTAACCTCTCCAGTAactggggcagggaaggaatgGGGTAAGTGGCAAATGTGCAATCCAGCATCCCACAAAACACCACGGAGCAGGCACACAGACTCCCCACAGCTCAGCACTCGCTGTGCTGCTGGTTTGTCCAGCTCAGGGCTGTTTGTTTCACTCTCcagccacagaggtggctccACTCTGACCCATGGAGAGGTTATTCTGGTTCAGCACTGCTACAGCCAAACATTCACTTCACacccctggcagagctggtttGCACCTGGGGTGATCCTCCTGCAAGTGCTGACTGCAGGACGCCTCACGGGCCTGTCCTGGCACCTCAGCACAAATGTGCTCCCTCCCACACCCCACAGCTGCCTCCACACCCAGTTACTGCACTGGCTCCCTGGAAGAAATCAGGATTTTAAAGGTGAAAGGCACTGACACAGAGCTCATGGCCTACACAATGCATCGGGTCAGAGCAAGGCCAAAGGAATGAGCTCTCATCCTTCTCacacctcagctgctgctcagagatcACCTTGATCCAGAAGAGCaacagctcctggctgtgtttgtgtgagGGATCCAGGACAGGGCAGTTACCAGTGGTGATGGGTGGTCAGGACAGTGGTCAGCTTCACGCCGTGCTTTTTGACTGCATCCAAAACCTGCAGGATGAGGGCACAGAAGGAGAGTTACACCTCCCATGGAATGAGCTGGCACCCCCCCTAGTGTCACCTGGACATGAGGTGGGAGAGCCACACCAGCAGTTCTGCAGGGAGCTCATCCCTGTCCAGGCTGGAGTTACAGGGAAGGACACGAGGTCTCTGATGCAGCCAGACGTGACCAAGCCCCAAGtcccatttcctcttttttgccCTACATCAAATTAAGGCCAAAATCCCAAAACAGGTCAGTAACCCCCAGAGTGAGTGAGGGACACAGTAACCCCTGGAGTGAgtcctggctgtccctgtgtACAGCCAgtatttcctgcctttcccccaCTCCTGAGTCAGAGTGTGGCTCATTCCCTCCTGGATGCAGCAGCCTGGAAGGACATCCCAGAGCCAAGGCAGCGTTACCTTCTGGGGCTGCACGGGGTCAACTATGGCAGCCTCCTTGGTGTCCTGGTCGATGAGGAGGTACATGTAGTTGTCAGTGAGAGCTGGCAGGATTTCCACCTTCATGTCGACCTGGGTGACTGTCTTGGGCTCCCTCAGCTCGTGCTCTGTGTGCAGGAACTTAGCTCGCAGCTGTGCTGGACCTGGGCACCCAAAAACAGCCAAACCTCAGCCGTGGGAGGGAGACAAGTGGGACAGGGCATGGTGGGGCCCCCAGCTCACAGAAGGACAGTCCAACCTTGTGGGCTGCTATGTCCTTCAGACAAGAGGAGCAAGGCCACCACAGGACAAAGCCTTGTGCCCCTCAGGGCTCTGGTGCTCCACAGCTGCCCTGAGAAGGACAGGACACTTTGCTTTCCATGCAGGGAAAACTCTGTACTTGGACAGAGAGGAGATTTCAAGGGGCAGGAAAACAGAATGGTGCTGGCCAAAGGTCAGCCTGGGACAGTGactttgcaaaaaaaagcacaaagggCATGTTACagccaaaaaacaaaaaggaagaagggcaaaaaaaaggagaaatacagaaatacacacaCTGCTCCAACAGAAATATCCAATTTGTTATCTGGGGAAATGTCATcttgcacagcacagggagagaagccaggctctgcaggggagCAAGGCTCCCTACCTGGCCAGGTAAGAGGCACACACAGGGCTCTGGCTCATGCCTGCCCTGATGCAACACCAGTGCTTCCATGTTTGCTTTTGGTTCAATGTTTAATCAGATCCAAGAAGCAAATTCCAGAT encodes the following:
- the HAGHL gene encoding hydroxyacylglutathione hydrolase-like protein isoform X4; this translates as MKVKVISVLEDNYMYLVIEESTRDAVAVDAAVPKRLLEIIRKEDVVLRAILTTHHHWDHARGNEELAQLFPGLQVFGADERIGALTHKVTHGQELTFGAIRVRCLFTPCHTSGHMCYFMWEDDSPDAPALFSGDTLFVGGCGQFFEGTAEQMHTNLTQILGTLPKDTKVFCGHECTVRNLKFALKVEPENEMVKEKLAWARRDDEDLPTVPSTLQEEFLYNPFLRVT
- the LOC116452000 gene encoding hydroxyacylglutathione hydrolase, mitochondrial isoform X1, producing MLCGGWRGLGTALAAGAVLGAVLRAGPAQLRAKFLHTEHELREPKTVTQVDMKVEILPALTDNYMYLLIDQDTKEAAIVDPVQPQKVLDAVKKHGVKLTTVLTTHHHWDHAGGNEKLVKMEPGLRVYGGDSRVGALTQRVSHLTALKVGSLSVKCLSTPCHTSGHICYYVTKPNSSEPPAVFTGDTLFVAGCGKFFEGTPDEMYKALIEILGSLDPKTRVYCGHEYTINNLKFARHVEPNNTSIQEKLAWAKAQYDSGEPTIPSTIAEEFTYNPFMRVREKSVQDHAGETDPIRAMGAIRKEKDNFRVPKD
- the HAGHL gene encoding hydroxyacylglutathione hydrolase-like protein isoform X1 encodes the protein MKVKVISVLEDNYMYLVIEESTRDAVAVDAAVPKRLLEIIRKEDVVLRAILTTHHHWDHARGNEELAQLFPGLQVFGADERIGALTHKVTHGQELTFGAIRVRCLFTPCHTSGHMCYFMWEDDSPDAPALFSGDTLFVGGCGQFFEGTAEQMHTNLTQILGTLPKDTKVFCGHECTVRNLKFALKVEPENEMVKEKLAWARQRDDEDLPTVPSTLQEEFLYNPFLRVTEEPVQRFTGRTDPVEVLRMLRSERDNFKKPKERPNPQAMLAFDWGLFGPFLEKK
- the HAGHL gene encoding hydroxyacylglutathione hydrolase-like protein isoform X3 — its product is MKVKVISVLEDNYMYLVIEESTRDAVAVDAAVPKRLLEIIRKEDVVLRAILTTHHHWDHARGNEELAQLFPGLQVFGADERIGALTHKVTHGQELTFGAIRVRCLFTPCHTSGHMCYFMWEDDSPDAPALFSGDTLFVGGCGQFFEGTAEQMHTNLTQILGTLPKDTVFCGHECTVRNLKFALKVEPENEMVKEKLAWARQRDDEDLPTVPSTLQEEFLYNPFLRVTEEPVQRFTGRTDPVEVLRMLRSERDNFKKPKERPNPQAMLAFDWGLFGPFLEKK
- the LOC116452000 gene encoding hydroxyacylglutathione hydrolase, mitochondrial isoform X2, with the protein product MKVEILPALTDNYMYLLIDQDTKEAAIVDPVQPQKVLDAVKKHGVKLTTVLTTHHHWDHAGGNEKLVKMEPGLRVYGGDSRVGALTQRVSHLTALKVGSLSVKCLSTPCHTSGHICYYVTKPNSSEPPAVFTGDTLFVAGCGKFFEGTPDEMYKALIEILGSLDPKTRVYCGHEYTINNLKFARHVEPNNTSIQEKLAWAKAQYDSGEPTIPSTIAEEFTYNPFMRVREKSVQDHAGETDPIRAMGAIRKEKDNFRVPKD
- the HAGHL gene encoding hydroxyacylglutathione hydrolase-like protein isoform X2, whose amino-acid sequence is MKVKVISVLEDNYMYLVIEESTRDAVAVDAAVPKRLLEIIRKEDVVLRAILTTHHHWDHARGNEELAQLFPGLQVFGADERIGALTHKVTHGQELTFGAIRVRCLFTPCHTSGHMCYFMWEDDSPDAPALFSGDTLFVGGCGQFFEGTAEQMHTNLTQILGTLPKDTKVFCGHECTVRNLKFALKVEPENEMVKEKLAWARRDDEDLPTVPSTLQEEFLYNPFLRVTEEPVQRFTGRTDPVEVLRMLRSERDNFKKPKERPNPQAMLAFDWGLFGPFLEKK